cacAAGGGCACACACAGTGATGGAAACCATATAATCAACATACAACAGGCCAAGTTGCTCCAGGGGCCCAAGACAAGAGGATATGTGTCAAGGATAATTTTGAAACCCTTAGGAAGAGACAAAACAAGGCTTTCAGCTTCAAAAACTGTTACTGTGTGCCTCCTGTCGGTTTCTCCTCTAAGAGCCAACACAGTGTGTTTTGCCAGGTTGGAGCTCAGTTAATATGAACATGTAAGAGCTAAATACTGAAACAGAGGAAAACGGGGAGCTAGCGGAAATGGAGAACAGAGAGGAAAGGAGCAGGAGAAAAGAGGAGAGCTAAAGGCCTCTCGCTCGCTCTCCTCTCCAGCTCTATAACGGCCCACAGTGCCTGCTTCACACAGAGCGGCCAGCTGTACAGCAAATGTGCCTTTCCCTCTCCGCCCCCAAACCTTTCCACCCCTCCGGTGCCCCCCAACCCCCCTTTGCCTGGGCTGACCAGGCCACCGGCTCCTCTCTGCGAGAGAGGGCTCCTCCCTGACTTGGCTTCGAGCTTGCCGTTGTCACCAACCCAACAAATCTTTGTAGAGGTgaccccaaaaactgttttccaggaggtagtttggttttgtttgtttacagttATCCTTCTGCGCCCTGCCTCCTTGGCAGTTGCTGCTAAGAGTGGGCAGAAGCAAGATGACAATAggatagaagaaagaaagaacaataaaaaaaacttcaaatgaCCTCTCACCTTCAAAACCCTTTAAGACTGAGCCCAAGCTTCAAAACATGTTGTGGCTCTGAAAATCCATACAGGGACATTTGAAACAGAGCGATAAATGGGCCAAACTTGCCCCCCATGAGGCTCCAAATGTCATAGTTTACACTAGGGTCAAAGTGAAGCAATGgggtgtcatgatggcatgcTGATAAAACCAAACAGGCTTTTGTATCAGTGAAAGACCTTCCAAAGTcctcttaaaaaacaaaataaaaaaaggtaacTTTGAAAAACTTCatcaattttaaacatttgccGAAGTGTGTCAGATATTAAAATTGAGTTTAATGATAAAAAGATCAATCTTGCAATCTGCAGGAAAAAGTAGAAATTGAAAGGATTGATACAAACTATAACAGCTGAAAGCTGTAAAAATTTGCCTGTCTCTGGAGACAAATCGGACACCCTCGATTCTGTAAGTGTGCCATGCCAAAAAAACTCTAAAGTAAAGAGTGGCCAGCTGTCTTCTGGCCTGCTATTAAATTGCTCCTTGGATGGTGGCGATATCATTTTTTTCTCCATAGGAGTATCACACCAGGTCCCCAAACAGAGCGACCAGCTGTACAGCAAATGTGTACTGATCCATCTGGGCCCTAGTAGACTGCAGCCTCCATCTTAAGACACGTGGGGCTGTTCACGGGCTTGGCTTGGGCCGGTCTGCAACACACCCCCTCTGCAACCGTGGCCTCCTTCTTCCCTTTTATGTACCTCCTTTATCATAGTAAATATTGAGTAGCAGTGCTCCAGGTCCGGTCTTTATGCCTGAACCAGGacagtcatcttccaactgtaAAGTCCATGCATCAAAATGCACTGACAGTCTTACAGAAGAGCCAGGTACAACCATTTCACCTTAATGGGAGGGGGTGAAGGTGGGGGCTCATTATATTTGCTTTGGAGAAACTATTGTATTACACAGGCAGCTAATAAGAATGCGTCTGGGTGAGGTGGGCTTGGGTTCTGTTGTTCCATACATTTAGTAGTATAGTTATGTCACATCACATCACTATATATAGAGTTATCAGTGTGAACTTACACCATGGAGCGGGGCATGGATGAAAACAACACCCCTATGAATCCAGCGTCTGCTCCATTACCTACGCTAATAACGCTGACAGCTGAGCGGAGATGACCCCATCCCCCTGTTTCCCCTCTCCTGTGCAGATGGTCATTAAAAGGAGAAAGTGTCCCTTTTTTCTGTGGAGAAGGTATTTAGAGTTTTGTCCAAATGACaatttttggggggtttttagCCATGCATTGCAGACTAGAATTTTAAGCATATTCAGCACTTAAAGAACCACTATTATTAATAGTAAGTATTCAATCCCACTGGACTGTTTTCACGTTTTATCATCAcaatgtaatttattgggatttcttctgataaataaatcaaagtaGCACATTATTTtatagtggaaagaaaattatacacagTTTTCAGGTTTTATGCGCTCATTTGTTTTAAGCTTTTTATactccaataaaataaaattcagtgcaaccaaaTTACTACAAGTCAAtatagtccacctgtgtgtaatttaaactcagtggaaaaactgcaGTTCTAAGACCTTGGAGGTAtgtcataaagaccaaggaacacccCAGACAGGTCAGTGCTAGATTATTGTTAATCCATAATCCAAAATAGACGCATTATGGTGCAAACTGAGACATGACcctcacctaaactgacagactgaGCAAGGAGTGCATtgttcagagaagcagctaagaaaCCTGTGGTAGATTTAGAGGAGGTGCAGAGTTCCACAACTTAGGTGGGAGAATTGGTTGATACAACTATTAGTTGCTCCCTCCAAGAATCTGGTCATCAtgaaagagtgacaagaagaaggTCACTGTTGTAAGAAAGCAATGGGAAGTCCCATTTTCAGGTTACCACGAGGCATATAGGGACACAGAAAGCATGTGAAACAAGATGTTCTTGTTAGATAAGACCAAAACCGAACTTGCTGGTCTATATTCAAAACAGGATGTGCAGAGGAAAACACTGAACTTCACCCTGAAGATGCCTGTGACACGTGGTGGTGGCCGTATTATGCTGTGGGCTTTGATTCAGCAAGGACATAGAAACTGGTTGGAGCTGATGGAACTATGGTTAAAGCAAAATACAAGGTAATCctaaaagaaaactgcaaaagacttcagactttGGCTGAGGTTTCAGCATGACAATGGTATACAGCCAGAGGTACAATTGgatggtttagatgaaagcataaCCAAAGTTGGAATGGGCCACTAAAAGCCTAGCCCTAAATTTAATTAAGAATATGTGGCATggtttgaaaattgatgttcacaggcACTCTACatccaatttgactgagcttgagctattttgcaaagaacaatggggagaAATTACCTGTCTGTACATGTGCAAAGATGTTGGAGACATTCTCCAAAAGATATGCAGCTGCGACTGCAgcaaaagtggttctacaaagcattgactgaatacaaatgcacaccaaaccTTTTAGATTTCTACTTGTAAAAGATTTTGCACATCATGTAATATTTTGAGCTACTCTTTGTGGTAATTTGTaatggtctatcacataaaagtcCAATGAAAAACAGTAAGGCTTAGAATTGTTTCGTcacaaaatgcaaaggaaatTCAAGAGGTATGAACACTGGGGGCAAGGCGCTGCAAAATTGGGAACATTTCTTCACGTTCCAAATACAGGAACAAAATATTATGACTCATATCATGGCACATTATTCTTAAACACTACAACACTTAAACAcgtctttgttttgttcaccttctcttttgtttctgcttgtttttcaatattttacaaACCATTAAATGAATGTGACTAAGAGAAACCTTTTGAAAAGTCAGATGAAACCtgttatgttgaataaaaagCAATTGCATATCATAGAAGTAAGACATCAGACAATAACCCAATCACCTATCCTCCTGTTATCTTAAGCTCTCCGAATTCCACTATTATGAGGGAACTGTGTGCTTGTGCGGCTGAAAGACATAAAATAACCAGTAGGGTGGTTTGTTTTCTACCCTCCCAGTGTGCTCCGTGACTGCCTTTGCGAGAGAAAGGACTAATGCTGGCATGGTACTGTATTAGGCACCCCCAGTAGACTAGTGGGTGAGCAGATCGCAAagatgaatacaaaacacacacctacacacccTCAGCTCGTCTCTCTCTTTTGCAAATACGCCGCAGAATCAAAATCACAAATCACATGCCTCTGATTGTTTATGCACAAACAGTGGGCCCCTGATAGAATTGCCTACCAGTCCTGATAGAATTGCCCACCGTGTTTAAATTCACCTGCGCCTAGAAGCATGTCCCAAACAGAGAGGCGGTTTGGTTCCAGATCAATGAGTCTCTCCCCCACTGAAGACAACAGATAATGCAGGGTAATGAAAGAGCCGCCAAACGagctgaataaatgaatgaataaaggaACGTGAGACCGGAATTCAGACGCCTACTTACTGCAGGCAAGAAAACCTGCTTTCCAATTGTCTCCTCTCTCCAAATTATTCTGCCTGCATACAAATGGCAACCAAAAGTGaagacattttgaaaatgtgGAGATTGGTTTTACACTGGCACTCGCAGCTTAGGAATCTTGTAAAGACAAGGCATAAATTTGtgatatttttttgtaatataCAATGTATTATTCATTTTCCGGTTGAATGAATGCAATTAAATGCACATTGTATGAAAATATagtacaaaacatatttaaatttaagagGAGTGCTGATGTAAAAAGATGCATCAAATGGATCAGCtaaacaaaagcaacaaaggaaaaaaaagtacaggaatgtgaaaatttcttgaaaaatgtcaaaagctttgcaagtatttttaaacAGTTCCAGAAGAATTTGCTTGGTACTGAATACATATTCAGCTTTATAGAATAGGTTTGAATGGAGATATTCTCCTCCACAAGCATGCAAAAATCAATCACATGCAGGGAAAAATAAAACTCGCAAGATAATGAAAGCACAACACTGGGGATGCATTTGATggtcaaaatattaaaataattccaCCTATTTGGTGATGTGATCCGGGCACTTGTAAGCCTGAATGAGACAGGGTCaaatatttcagtatttaatCATAACGTTTAATATATGATTCATCCTTTAAAAAGTGGCCAAACTCTTTCTGTAACTGTTATACATAAATTGGGAAAATTCTCTTTAATGATTTGCCTACTTTATAGATGACAGTCACAGAAAATCATTCCATAaaacattagaattttataCCTGAAGGCCACATTGATTGATTATACGTCAGATTATAGACAAATTGATAAATTACACAAGTGCTGCTGATGCAGAAATGAGACAGAATAAagattaaatgaaaaagaaagcagTCTTTCCTACCCAGCATGTGGTTGGCCACATGAACTTGGATGTCCCACTCGCTGTAGAACACCATCTGACATTTGATGCACTGGTATGTCTTCTTCTGTGAATACGAAAACAGGAATCAAAGACAGTTTTAAGCAACATATAACTGCAACTGCTCTAGCAATTTGATTCAATGATACACTGACATATTTTTTAAGCAATTGCTTAACCTTAGTACCATTAATCTAATTGAACACAAAAATGACCAGCAATACCTCCTCAGTTTGTGAGGGGCTGGCTCTCGGCATTGGTGACACCTGGGGGGTCTTAAGCTGCCCGCTGTTGCTATCCCCACCTTGTTCCCGATGAACCGTCTGGACGTGGTTTTGCAGCTCGGCCTCAGTCTCAAATTTCACATTGCAGCTGGAACAGCGTGTCTTGATGGCAGACAATGAAGAcgtggaagaggaagaggatgatgatgagACACCCTTGCCTTTTCCATCTCCAGGGCTCAAACTCTCCCTTTGTACCCACGCCAAAGCAGTTGTTGCAGGAGTTGTGGCCTGTAGCTGCTGTTGCCTTCCTCCATTCACCGTCGGGCTGGAGCTTTTGGAGCCAGCAGCTGTCACACAGGATGCGCAAAGTCCATAAGGCAGCCCGTTAATGTCCAGCTTCACTAGGTCTAGTTTGGACCGGAAATCTTTCAGGCAAGAGGCACACTTAAAAAGCTTTTGAGCGTGGTGTAGCtgttggttttgagagatggCATTGTTGCGACCCATAGGTTGGTTGGAGGACATAGTGCCTGTCTTCTGCATGTGAAAGGTACCGTGGATCTTGAGCTCCAATGTGGAGGTCACAGTCTGCATGCACACCACACAGCGAAAACCTGTCAGAGAGTTCCTCAGGTCAGGGTGCAACTGGCAATGCTCAAGGAAGTCTTCCTCACTATGCAGCGGCATCTTACAAATGCGGCAGCTGCCTGTGTCCAGACTCTTGCTATGGGTAACCTTGTGCTCTGTCAGGGTGAGCAAGGAAGGGAAGCGTTCCCCACAAATTGGACACATGTAGTGTTTTACAGGCCCAAGGTGAGTCTGCATATGTTCCCTCAGCCCAGCTTCAGAGAAGAAGGTACGGGAACAAACATTGCACTTGTGATTGCCCTTGATCATTTCAGCTTTTCTTTTGATCATTGCACTCTCACCGGGGCGGATATTGTGATCTCTTAACTGGTGGTTAGTGAGGAGGGACTCCATAGTGTAAGATGCCCCACATATTTCACACCCATACATGGGTTCAGCTGTGTCCACCTCTTCCTCACTTCCATCATGGCTGTTTTGGGACTCCaccacagatcctccacctgcTCCAGGACCATGACTGTTAGTTAAGAGACCTTGGATTTCAGTGTCTTCTTTAGGCTGGCCTTCCCCACCACCTATGGTAGACCCATTAGTGCCGCAATTCTGGGTCTTTCCCTCAAACACACAGTGTTTCTCCCTTAAATGCTTCTCTAGAAGGACAATGGCATGGAAGGCTTTACTGCAGAAACGACAGTTGTACTTCTTGCTGTGGGTGGTAATGTGGCACTGGAGCTCCACCTCCGTGCCAAAGGACTCTCCACAAAAAATGCATCGGTGGGCACGTCCTTGGTTCTCCAGATGGCTGTGTTTCACATGCAGCTGTAGGTCAGTCTCATGTCTGAAGTCCCAGTTGCAGGATGTGCAACGATACACCTTCTTCTCGTTGCTATGCTTTACAGCCAGGTGAAGTTGGGTAGACACTTTTGAGTCAAAGACCTCCTGGCATAGAGTGCAtcgaaagaaaacaaaagtgtgCATGTCAAGAAGGTGCTTCTGCAGGTCATCCACTGAAGTGAACTGCTTGTCACAGCTTTCACAAATGTAGTAGGTGGaggtaattgtgaagtgaattGTCACATGCTTCAGTAAAGATTCTTGGTTGGGGAACTCTTTGTTGCACTGGGGACAAGTGAGCTGAGGCTGTAGACCATCTAAATGAGTTTTAAGGTGAGTCTGGAAAAGGTCTAAACTTGTATACTTGGCACCACATTGGTTACATATGAACTCACTGGTAGTGCGTGAGGCAGAGCCGCCCTGTTTTAGCATGGCAGTTTGTTCCACAGATATTGGTGAAGAGGGACTGAGAGTGCGCAAAGATTTCTTTCCATTGTTAATGTAGTTCAGTGCCAGAGGAATGTTCTTGTGATTCTCCTTAATGTGCTTGTTGAGTTTCAAAACACTGTTGAATATGGGGGAGTTGGTGCAATATGAACAGGAGTAAACTTCTACTATAGGCTCTTTGGGAGTTACAGCCAAGGGTGAGTCAAACCGCAGGCTTCCTCCATCACAGTGTGTCTGACGAACATGCTCTTCTAATGTAGCCTCAGTCAAAAACCCCATGAAGCATTGGGGGCAGAAGAAGGCATTGCTCTCCTTGGCAACAGGACTGGGAAAACCATGGGAGCAGCGGATGTGCTCCTGTAGGGCATTAAGGTCACTTAACACCTCAGGGCAAAAGTTACACTGAAGGAGGGCATCGGACAGGCTGGCTAACAGGGCAGCATGGTCTTCTGCATTGTGGATCTGTTTAAGATGTTCATTTAGGTTTAACAGCGAGGGCAGAACCTCTAAACAAAACTGGCAAGTATGAGCTTGCTCTGGCTTGTCCAGATGCATGGTTCGTAGGTGAATTTGAAGCACAGCCAAGCTAGAGAATACTTGTTTGTTGCAGTAAATGCAACTGTAGGAGATTTTAGGCTGTTTTGAGGATCTCCCTCCCAAGTCAGATGTGTTTTGTGAAGCTCTCTTTCTCCTTCCTCTTGTCTTGGCCACAGGTGGTGCTGTCTCCACCATCGTAGAGCTGTCAACAGAAAGATTGGAGTCAGGAGTGGTGCTAGAGACAGACGTGTAGCCCACAGTGAGCAAGGAAGGGCTGTTGCTATGATTACTAGATTCGGGGAGTTGGTGGATATCCATATGAGCATAGAGGTCCTCAACAGACAAAAAGTGCTCGGAGCAGATGGTACAGGTATGGCCCTTTCTATCTCGGCTGTGGGCCTGGTCAATGTGGGTCAGCAGGGTACCCTCATCACTGAAGGGCTCGTGGCAGTAGATGCACTGCAGGGTGGCCCCAAGGCCTCCGTCTTCAGATGGAGAACATTCAGGGTGACACTCTGCAATGTGCCGCTGTAGCTCCTCTGGGACATCAAACCCTTCCTCACACCGACTGCACTTTCGGGTTTCTTTTAGTTTCCATTCGTCAGCTCTATTAAAGCCCGAGCTGCCACCATCTTTGCCCCTTTCATGTACTTGCATGTGGCCGTGGAGGGAGCTGGAGGAGAGAAAGCCTCGACGGCACACAGGGCACTTGTGGGGTTTGTTGGAGGCGTGGGTTTTCATGTGGATTTTGAGGTGATCACTGCGGGAGAAGGCGGAGTCACACTCTCCACAGTGGTACTTTTTATCACCGGTGTGTAGCTTCACGTGCCGGTCTCGGCTCCGCTTATGTTTAAACAAGCGACTGCAAAACGTGCAGCTGAATGGGAGCTTATCACCGTGACTCTGTTCGTGACGCTTGAGGAAGCTTAAGCGGCTGAAGGACTTGTCACAGAACTGGCACGGGTACGGCAGACCAGGGCCTCCTTCTTCCTCTCCAAATTCGTAGTCCTCGCAGTTTCCTGGAGAAGCCTGATCTTTACTGGACGGAGATGATGCTGGCCAAGAACAAGATGGGTCATCCTCGAGATCAGCACCATCTGGAGAAGAAGATAGGGCGAAGTAAAAGACAAAGtagatggggaaaaaaagaagactGCATTAGCAAAGTgttttctaagattttgcacAAATTTATTTAGCTCAGTTATTTGAATAGAAAAGGTGCGGCACCATGGTGTTGTTTGTCATAGACAAGCTTTGGTGAatgaatttagatttttttatagtgcactatatattttttattcttcagCTGCTTCAGCTGAAACAATGCCTCTCCTTGGTGTTATCTAAAAAGTAAAATCTAAATAtgcaatttaaaaatataattagtGAAGAGAATAAGTGAAAATACTTTTACTACAATTAACCTTGTATGTGGCCATGTAATGGCTTAGCCCACTGTGATTAAAAACACAATCTTTCTGACATTTAAAGCCAACACAAGACTGTCGGTTTACTTTAGGATGTAGGCACCGCATGAGGTAAATTAGAACATTTGTATTATTCCTGAACACTCACTAGAATATTTCTTAAAACAACAAGAGCCTATCAAATAGCCTTAAGAAAAGAGGAGGGGAAAACAAGCTGAATTCTGTTTTCAAGAAAGAACAAGAAGTACAAATGTGCAGCTTGGTTGGAGCAAAAGGTTAATGCGAAATAGATTTTCTttatgaaacattattttaaaaataaaagtaatcaTATCCAAAAGCATTGTTACCAGTTTTGTATTAATGGTGAGTGCTAACCTGTGAGACAGATAACTCTGAAGGGTTGAGAGAATCATGAGCTGTAGCAGGGAGGTAAATTCGGAGAGGACAGGGAAGAGGAAACGGAGAAGCTAAATATCCCACTCAAGGCCGAACAGGTGCAGCAAAAccagttaaataataaaaattgccATATTCTTTTTTACAGTTGCTCTAAGGTGTCCCTACATACATTGTTTCACTGCCAACATTCCAATCCAATGGCTCATTGTACGCTGATATGAGTGGAAAACACAGAACGCTGCTTTCCAAAGGTTCAGAGGGTTACAGACCACTTCTTCCCGCTGCCGAACTCTAAGTGCTGTGAACTTCCTTACCTAAATAACAACTTAATCCCAGCcccttcagaaaaaaaaatctttgtcaAAAGGCCATAA
This genomic interval from Girardinichthys multiradiatus isolate DD_20200921_A chromosome 6, DD_fGirMul_XY1, whole genome shotgun sequence contains the following:
- the LOC124869706 gene encoding zinc finger protein 521 isoform X5 — encoded protein: MSRRKQAKPRSLKVEDNVTEDQHSPGQTAIPSDPECALERVAEDGEAGHLRKRLLSLEEGEEGEEEDEEPALHSCDSCRQVFESLSDLTEHKINQCQLTDGADLEDDPSCSWPASSPSSKDQASPGNCEDYEFGEEEGGPGLPYPCQFCDKSFSRLSFLKRHEQSHGDKLPFSCTFCSRLFKHKRSRDRHVKLHTGDKKYHCGECDSAFSRSDHLKIHMKTHASNKPHKCPVCRRGFLSSSSLHGHMQVHERGKDGGSSGFNRADEWKLKETRKCSRCEEGFDVPEELQRHIAECHPECSPSEDGGLGATLQCIYCHEPFSDEGTLLTHIDQAHSRDRKGHTCTICSEHFLSVEDLYAHMDIHQLPESSNHSNSPSLLTVGYTSVSSTTPDSNLSVDSSTMVETAPPVAKTRGRRKRASQNTSDLGGRSSKQPKISYSCIYCNKQVFSSLAVLQIHLRTMHLDKPEQAHTCQFCLEVLPSLLNLNEHLKQIHNAEDHAALLASLSDALLQCNFCPEVLSDLNALQEHIRCSHGFPSPVAKESNAFFCPQCFMGFLTEATLEEHVRQTHCDGGSLRFDSPLAVTPKEPIVEVYSCSYCTNSPIFNSVLKLNKHIKENHKNIPLALNYINNGKKSLRTLSPSSPISVEQTAMLKQGGSASRTTSEFICNQCGAKYTSLDLFQTHLKTHLDGLQPQLTCPQCNKEFPNQESLLKHVTIHFTITSTYYICESCDKQFTSVDDLQKHLLDMHTFVFFRCTLCQEVFDSKVSTQLHLAVKHSNEKKVYRCTSCNWDFRHETDLQLHVKHSHLENQGRAHRCIFCGESFGTEVELQCHITTHSKKYNCRFCSKAFHAIVLLEKHLREKHCVFEGKTQNCGTNGSTIGGGEGQPKEDTEIQGLLTNSHGPGAGGGSVVESQNSHDGSEEEVDTAEPMYGCEICGASYTMESLLTNHQLRDHNIRPGESAMIKRKAEMIKGNHKCNVCSRTFFSEAGLREHMQTHLGPVKHYMCPICGERFPSLLTLTEHKVTHSKSLDTGSCRICKMPLHSEEDFLEHCQLHPDLRNSLTGFRCVVCMQTVTSTLELKIHGTFHMQKTGTMSSNQPMGRNNAISQNQQLHHAQKLFKCASCLKDFRSKLDLVKLDINGLPYGLCASCVTAAGSKSSSPTVNGGRQQQLQATTPATTALAWVQRESLSPGDGKGKGVSSSSSSSSTSSLSAIKTRCSSCNVKFETEAELQNHVQTVHREQGGDSNSGQLKTPQVSPMPRASPSQTEEKTYQCIKCQMVFYSEWDIQVHVANHMLEEGLNHECKLCSQSFDSPAKLQCHLIEHSFEGMGGTFKCPVCFTVFVQANKLQQHIFSAHGQEDKIYDCSQCPQKFFFQTELQNHSLTQHSS
- the LOC124869706 gene encoding zinc finger protein 521 isoform X4 encodes the protein MSRRKQAKPRSLKVEDNVTEDQHSPGQTAIPSDPECALERVAEDGEAGHLRKRLLSLEEGEEGEEEDEEPALHSCDSCRQVFESLSDLTEHKINQCQLTDGADLEDDPSCSWPASSPSSKDQASPGNCEDYEFGEEEGGPGLPYPCQFCDKSFSRLSFLKRHEQSHGDKLPFSCTFCSRLFKHKRSRDRHVKLHTGDKKYHCGECDSAFSRSDHLKIHMKTHASNKPHKCPVCRRGFLSSSSLHGHMQVHERGKDGGSSGFNRADEWKLKETRKCSRCEEGFDVPEELQRHIAECHPECSPSEDGGLGATLQCIYCHEPFSDEGTLLTHIDQAHSRDRKGHTCTICSEHFLSVEDLYAHMDIHQLPESSNHSNSPSLLTVGYTSVSSTTPDSNLSVDSSTMVETAPPVAKTRGRRKRASQNTSDLGGRSSKQPKISYSCIYCNKQVFSSLAVLQIHLRTMHLDKPEQAHTCQFCLEVLPSLLNLNEHLKQIHNAEDHAALLASLSDALLQCNFCPEVLSDLNALQEHIRCSHGFPSPVAKESNAFFCPQCFMGFLTEATLEEHVRQTHCDGGSLRFDSPLAVTPKEPIVEVYSCSYCTNSPIFNSVLKLNKHIKENHKNIPLALNYINNGKKSLRTLSPSSPISVEQTAMLKQGGSASRTTSEFICNQCGAKYTSLDLFQTHLKTHLDGLQPQLTCPQCNKEFPNQESLLKHVTIHFTITSTYYICESCDKQFTSVDDLQKHLLDMHTFVFFRCTLCQEVFDSKVSTQLHLAVKHSNEKKVYRCTSCNWDFRHETDLQLHVKHSHLENQGRAHRCIFCGESFGTEVELQCHITTHSKKYNCRFCSKAFHAIVLLEKHLREKHCVFEGKTQNCGTNGSTIGGGEGQPKEDTEIQGLLTNSHGPGAGGGSVVESQNSHDGSEEEVDTAEPMYGCEICGASYTMESLLTNHQLRDHNIRPGESAMIKRKAEMIKGNHKCNVCSRTFFSEAGLREHMQTHLGPVKHYMCPICGERFPSLLTLTEHKVTHSKSLDTGSCRICKMPLHSEEDFLEHCQLHPDLRNSLTGFRCVVCMQTVTSTLELKIHGTFHMQKTGTMSSNQPMGRNNAISQNQQLHHAQKLFKCASCLKDFRSKLDLVKLDINGLPYGLCASCVTAAGSKSSSPTVNGGRQQQLQATTPATTALAWVQRESLSPGDGKGKGVSSSSSSSSTSSLSAIKTRCSSCNVKFETEAELQNHVQTVHREQGGDSNSGQLKTPQVSPMPRASPSQTEEKKTYQCIKCQMVFYSEWDIQVHVANHMLEEGLNHECKLCSQSFDSPAKLQCHLIEHSFEGMGGTFKCPVCFTVFVQANKLQQHIFSAHGQEDKIYDCSQCPQKFFFQTELQNHSLTQHSS